One Faecalicatena sp. Marseille-Q4148 DNA window includes the following coding sequences:
- a CDS encoding ATP-binding cassette domain-containing protein codes for MKLINISKIYHNKHSDVTALNHLNLEINQMGITAIIGPSGCGKTTLLHILSGRETDFEGERIVQGNIEVIEQDIILFEKMSVLDNLKMVSDNFEETEQLLTHFQMEEHKEKKIKNLSVGQKKRVQIIRSLLNHPDYLLCDEPTSSLDYENAEAVMQMLCEISQEISVVIVTHDRAIVDHYADQVIKMQKGCIERIEVKNVKQQFVPVNHAVEKKSVRKHFDLFCKIICSRVGEILFLTILIFLMCISLFSSSLFQSVNQTVNDKGKWRTGENIITSQPNKGNNIFRDSIDENDIEKLEYSSGAFYYDLYSADDIQLVKDNVEEVIGYRCGWNIHLFSQHGTWMPRIYYDRIIELVKQADSEVEKTGRSYTEYELYLKKYVDSMSEEEKRNASQYYTTDFRNQERINNHTEVYLEDEFLRFAPFSSGEQVAFYQIFDQYQLPIRYGRWMESDQEIVVPYNVAVQMQELNNLSSPEEIIGQSYPVYLPKNTIGVPSNEDKIKKVCSFTVVGITYYGHEDEKQIFLREGIWDRLRSDFYEFQDDVQYQYVDFIVDETAKAEEVAGRIDSLLESEESHFVTKSGSQIIKEDYQNASIFRIFVWLLCMGMVIFLIISHIVIRKREKKEAALMRIYGYRPILITLWKVFGIFAVVGILQILCLPFISETLNTFASSLGFEYMLNKDVRGYLFAWSISLILVLLIELFFQRKRSGGE; via the coding sequence ATGAAGTTAATAAATATTTCAAAAATATATCACAATAAGCATTCTGATGTAACTGCACTAAATCATTTGAATTTAGAAATAAATCAAATGGGGATTACCGCAATTATCGGTCCGAGTGGTTGTGGAAAGACAACGTTACTTCATATCTTGAGCGGGCGGGAAACTGATTTTGAAGGGGAAAGAATTGTCCAGGGTAATATTGAGGTAATTGAACAGGATATTATACTGTTTGAAAAAATGAGCGTTTTAGACAATTTGAAGATGGTTAGCGATAATTTCGAAGAAACGGAGCAGTTATTAACACATTTTCAAATGGAAGAGCATAAAGAGAAGAAAATAAAGAACTTATCTGTTGGACAAAAAAAGCGAGTACAGATTATTCGTTCACTGCTAAATCATCCGGACTACCTACTGTGCGATGAACCAACCTCTTCATTGGATTATGAGAATGCAGAGGCTGTAATGCAGATGCTTTGTGAAATTAGTCAGGAGATCAGTGTTGTTATTGTAACGCACGACAGAGCCATTGTCGATCATTATGCCGATCAGGTTATCAAAATGCAAAAAGGATGTATTGAAAGGATCGAGGTTAAAAATGTAAAACAGCAATTTGTACCGGTAAATCATGCAGTCGAAAAAAAGTCAGTAAGGAAACACTTCGATTTGTTTTGTAAGATTATTTGCTCAAGAGTTGGTGAAATACTTTTTTTGACTATACTTATATTTCTGATGTGTATTTCTCTTTTTAGCTCATCATTATTCCAGAGTGTGAATCAAACCGTGAATGATAAAGGAAAGTGGCGAACTGGAGAAAATATAATTACATCACAGCCAAACAAAGGAAATAATATTTTTCGAGATTCTATTGATGAAAACGATATTGAGAAACTTGAATATTCTTCAGGAGCATTTTACTATGATTTGTATTCAGCAGATGATATTCAACTTGTGAAAGACAATGTGGAAGAAGTGATCGGATATCGGTGTGGGTGGAATATACACTTATTTAGTCAGCATGGAACATGGATGCCTCGTATTTACTATGATCGTATCATTGAATTGGTAAAACAAGCAGATTCGGAGGTAGAAAAAACCGGACGATCTTATACAGAATATGAACTTTATTTAAAAAAATATGTGGATTCGATGAGTGAAGAAGAAAAACGTAATGCCAGCCAATATTATACGACGGATTTTAGAAATCAGGAAAGAATCAATAATCATACAGAAGTATATTTAGAAGATGAATTTCTTAGATTTGCACCATTTTCATCAGGAGAACAAGTCGCGTTTTATCAAATATTTGATCAATACCAATTACCGATACGATATGGAAGGTGGATGGAGAGTGATCAGGAAATCGTTGTACCTTATAATGTTGCTGTACAGATGCAGGAATTGAACAATCTGTCATCTCCGGAAGAGATTATAGGACAGTCTTATCCGGTGTATTTGCCGAAGAATACAATAGGCGTACCGAGTAATGAAGATAAAATTAAAAAAGTATGCTCTTTTACAGTTGTAGGAATTACATATTATGGGCATGAAGATGAAAAACAAATTTTTTTACGAGAAGGTATTTGGGACAGACTGCGTTCAGATTTTTATGAATTTCAAGATGATGTACAGTATCAGTATGTAGATTTTATCGTAGATGAAACTGCAAAGGCAGAGGAAGTAGCTGGGAGAATAGATAGTCTATTAGAAAGTGAGGAAAGTCATTTTGTGACAAAATCCGGCTCCCAAATTATCAAAGAAGATTATCAAAATGCATCGATATTCCGTATTTTTGTATGGCTGTTATGTATGGGAATGGTAATATTTTTAATTATAAGCCATATTGTCATTCGAAAAAGAGAGAAAAAAGAAGCTGCATTAATGAGGATATATGGTTACCGGCCGATTCTTATTACACTTTGGAAGGTATTTGGAATATTTGCAGTTGTGGGAATTCTTCAAATCTTATGCTTACCATTTATCAGTGAAACTTTGAATACATTTGCTTCATCACTTGGGTTTGAATATATGCTGAATAAAGATGTGCGAGGATATCTATTTGCATGGAGCATCAGCCTTATCCTTGTTCTTTTGATTGAATTATTCTTTCAGAGAAAACGAAGTGGAGGTGAGTAG
- a CDS encoding ABC transporter ATP-binding protein: MFLKLHNVHKHFGKTFLFQNVNLEFSKCGLYFLTGESGSGKTTLLNIIAGYERADGERILSDDISIACIFQSYELIEELTVRDNLYLYQNVFREGETEYSKEIIEELGLEEVLEHYPKELSGGQKQRVGIARALLLHPNMIICDEPTEALDVENKEKVLQLLKKLSRHMIVLIASHEKAILEEYYDYHYEILDKNVICTEKRVAGEECIASKMNEVLDLKKVDVYLWKMIRKSTVMYSAIFGVVLLVTVIFAQVNHQIFKERKQISSLNYDVVYLSDEGGDNETLKKELPLDSIKNSYLQIPFSFWFYEGKAYKPKIFPYISNRSNVEILGKARLNENEILINGYAADKMKETLKCSSQDLLGRKLELSYIIEKEEYPIIFEIAGIVQEEDVNGRMNLYYNYDYLKQFLQEKEYFTGMSQYDYLCKYHREYALEVNEKTVCRTFYDQLTSIDMKVYHSIFSNMDELGKQKEIYQLVFQVIQIILFIFTILYVLFYSLKDTRKNRKNLSILISMHIPMRVIKKRYFIKKVITMTIAMILVMGEIVSYTLISRENTMFFQYISYVIGVYVFYIITLIISLKSFRISKVSDILKDSKDN, encoded by the coding sequence ATGTTTTTGAAATTACACAATGTACACAAACATTTTGGAAAAACATTTCTCTTTCAAAATGTAAATCTTGAATTTTCAAAATGTGGACTTTACTTTTTGACAGGGGAAAGCGGAAGTGGGAAAACTACACTTTTAAATATCATTGCCGGATATGAAAGAGCGGATGGTGAACGAATACTTTCTGATGATATTTCCATTGCCTGCATTTTTCAAAGTTATGAACTGATAGAAGAATTAACTGTCCGTGACAATCTATATCTTTATCAAAATGTGTTTCGGGAAGGAGAAACGGAGTATTCAAAAGAAATCATAGAAGAACTTGGACTTGAAGAAGTGCTGGAGCACTATCCAAAAGAGCTTTCCGGCGGACAAAAACAACGTGTCGGAATTGCGAGGGCATTGCTATTGCACCCCAATATGATTATATGCGATGAACCAACAGAAGCGTTAGATGTTGAAAACAAAGAAAAAGTTTTACAATTATTAAAAAAGCTTTCGCGTCATATGATTGTTCTCATTGCTTCACATGAAAAAGCAATTTTAGAAGAATATTATGACTACCATTATGAAATTTTAGATAAAAATGTTATATGTACGGAGAAACGGGTTGCGGGAGAAGAATGTATTGCTTCGAAAATGAATGAAGTCCTTGATCTTAAAAAAGTGGATGTATATCTTTGGAAAATGATAAGAAAAAGTACAGTTATGTATTCTGCAATCTTTGGTGTGGTTTTGCTTGTTACCGTGATTTTTGCACAGGTAAATCATCAGATTTTCAAAGAAAGAAAACAGATAAGTTCCTTGAATTATGATGTTGTGTATCTTTCTGACGAAGGCGGTGATAATGAAACATTGAAAAAGGAACTGCCGCTGGATTCTATTAAAAATTCGTATCTTCAGATACCGTTCTCATTTTGGTTTTATGAAGGAAAAGCTTACAAGCCGAAAATATTTCCATATATCAGTAACCGGAGTAACGTTGAAATACTGGGAAAGGCGAGATTAAATGAAAATGAGATTTTAATCAATGGGTATGCCGCAGACAAAATGAAAGAAACATTGAAATGTAGTTCACAAGATCTTTTAGGAAGAAAACTTGAATTGAGTTATATTATTGAGAAAGAGGAGTACCCGATTATTTTTGAAATCGCAGGAATTGTGCAGGAAGAAGATGTCAATGGCAGAATGAATCTATATTATAATTATGACTATCTAAAGCAGTTCCTGCAGGAGAAAGAATACTTTACAGGAATGAGTCAATATGACTATTTATGTAAATATCATAGAGAATATGCTTTGGAAGTAAATGAAAAGACTGTTTGCCGGACATTTTATGATCAATTGACTTCGATAGACATGAAAGTTTATCACAGCATTTTTTCCAATATGGATGAATTGGGAAAACAAAAAGAAATTTATCAATTGGTATTTCAAGTCATTCAAATCATTTTATTCATCTTTACTATATTATATGTACTCTTTTATAGTTTGAAAGACACAAGAAAAAATAGGAAGAATCTAAGTATTTTAATATCTATGCATATACCAATGCGTGTAATAAAGAAAAGGTATTTTATAAAAAAAGTAATTACTATGACAATCGCAATGATATTAGTTATGGGAGAAATAGTCAGCTATACACTGATTTCTCGTGAGAACACTATGTTCTTTCAATATATTAGCTATGTAATTGGAGTCTATGTGTTCTATATCATTACACTCATAATATCATTAAAATCATTTAGAATCTCCAAAGTTTCAGATATACTAAAAGATAGTAAGGATAATTGA
- a CDS encoding ATP-binding cassette domain-containing protein produces the protein MQIEVNDISKQIGNQTVLDHISLHLESGHIYGLKGRNGSGKTMLMRALCGLIKCTSGEVIIDGQVLRRDISFPKSVGVLIEGPGFISNYSGYENLKTIASIKGIAEEKQIRIRMSELGLDPDEKKAYRKYSLGMKQKLGIVAAVMEEPELIILDEPTNALDEKTREQLRKILLEMRAKGKLIVISCHDTEDLEELSDEIIEIKEGKVVSQWSVNADEEK, from the coding sequence ATGCAAATAGAAGTGAACGATATTTCAAAACAGATAGGAAATCAGACAGTATTAGATCATATTTCTCTTCATTTGGAATCGGGACATATATATGGATTAAAAGGAAGAAATGGTTCAGGAAAGACAATGCTGATGCGTGCACTCTGTGGTCTGATCAAATGTACATCCGGCGAAGTTATTATTGATGGACAGGTACTCCGAAGAGATATTTCCTTTCCAAAAAGTGTTGGGGTACTGATTGAAGGACCTGGATTTATCAGCAATTATTCAGGATATGAAAATTTGAAAACGATTGCATCAATCAAAGGGATTGCAGAAGAAAAACAAATCCGGATAAGAATGAGTGAGCTTGGTTTGGATCCGGATGAAAAGAAGGCATATCGCAAATACTCACTTGGTATGAAACAAAAACTTGGGATTGTGGCGGCAGTTATGGAAGAACCGGAACTGATCATTCTCGATGAACCGACCAATGCACTTGATGAAAAAACGCGGGAGCAGTTGCGAAAGATTCTGCTTGAAATGAGGGCAAAAGGGAAATTGATCGTGATCAGTTGTCACGATACGGAAGATCTCGAAGAATTATCTGATGAGATTATTGAGATTAAAGAAGGAAAAGTGGTTTCGCAGTGGAGTGTGAACGCAGATGAAGAAAAATAA
- a CDS encoding ABC transporter ATP-binding protein has translation MGQNHTTLQNVIFTHKYLLKGFYFKYIFFALFVVVSDVATTFLFMALPAVTIKLLQTSYNLYAIIAQMTSLLVGTFLLSIIAKRLEHNINKETNSRRMSKTKDYYLNIISMDYEKVENHVNKKLFDAGLTSFYDGYHEGFHHIIIDSRKLLVNVLGLIVYIFFTIKINYIVAFMLVSISALSIFINHYYKKWITKNEWNWLEQDSKIKYVSREAIVLRNAKDVKVYGIKEWFGNLYDEFTFLRQHWHQKELLFLCIVKIGDRFLAAAKYFIAYLSVFYKLLHGMEVSEFIFSIGLIMGLNSWVSGIFENIQFLQLNAVHVENSRKVFSMQKDNILSREPDLASAGFDRVEIKFVDVTFKFPESEKVILEHFNLTISAGERVGIVGINGAGKSTLIKLMCGLYHPTSGKILLNGYDIKAFPSNTVYKLFSAVFQDYGILSAKISENISCIPEKDTDMKRVMECLRKVGLYEKVQRLPKGSSSLLTKEINQEGIILSGGEYQKLLLARCLYHDRPIYLLDEPTAALDAISENEIYELYDKFSDGKTCIYVSHRLNSTKFCDRIVLLKDGKIIEEGTHEQLMKKQGEYANMYQIQSSYYKKETNYEEGKTF, from the coding sequence ATGGGGCAAAATCATACAACACTGCAAAATGTAATTTTTACTCATAAATATTTACTAAAAGGTTTTTATTTCAAATATATCTTTTTTGCACTATTTGTTGTTGTCAGTGATGTCGCAACAACATTTTTGTTCATGGCTTTACCGGCAGTTACGATTAAACTGTTACAGACATCGTACAATTTATACGCTATAATAGCCCAAATGACTTCTTTATTGGTTGGAACATTTCTTTTATCAATTATTGCTAAACGACTGGAACATAACATCAACAAGGAAACTAACAGTCGTCGGATGAGCAAAACAAAAGATTACTATTTAAACATTATATCAATGGACTATGAGAAAGTAGAGAATCATGTTAACAAGAAATTATTTGACGCAGGGCTTACCTCATTTTATGATGGGTATCATGAAGGATTTCATCACATTATAATTGATTCACGAAAGCTTTTGGTTAATGTGCTTGGATTGATTGTGTATATTTTCTTTACGATAAAAATTAACTATATTGTTGCATTTATGCTTGTTTCTATATCAGCTCTTTCTATTTTTATAAATCATTATTATAAGAAATGGATTACAAAAAATGAATGGAATTGGCTAGAGCAGGATTCCAAAATAAAATATGTATCAAGAGAAGCGATTGTATTGAGAAATGCAAAAGATGTTAAAGTCTATGGAATCAAAGAATGGTTTGGAAATCTATATGACGAATTTACATTTTTAAGACAACATTGGCATCAGAAAGAACTGCTATTTTTATGCATTGTTAAAATAGGAGATCGCTTTCTGGCAGCAGCAAAGTATTTCATCGCATATTTGAGTGTATTTTATAAATTACTTCATGGAATGGAAGTTAGTGAGTTCATATTTTCAATCGGATTAATTATGGGACTTAATAGTTGGGTTTCTGGAATTTTTGAGAATATACAGTTTCTTCAATTAAATGCAGTTCATGTAGAAAACTCCAGGAAAGTTTTTTCTATGCAAAAAGATAATATATTGAGCCGGGAACCGGATCTAGCAAGTGCAGGGTTTGACCGAGTAGAAATTAAATTTGTTGATGTGACTTTTAAGTTTCCCGAGTCAGAAAAAGTCATTCTGGAACATTTCAATCTTACAATTTCAGCAGGAGAACGGGTAGGAATCGTCGGAATAAATGGTGCTGGAAAAAGTACTCTGATAAAACTCATGTGTGGGTTATATCATCCGACATCAGGAAAAATACTGTTAAATGGTTATGATATCAAAGCTTTTCCTTCAAACACTGTTTACAAGTTATTCTCAGCGGTTTTTCAAGACTATGGAATCTTGTCAGCAAAAATTTCTGAAAATATTTCCTGTATACCAGAAAAAGATACTGACATGAAAAGGGTTATGGAGTGTCTCCGTAAGGTCGGTCTATATGAAAAAGTTCAGCGCCTCCCAAAGGGAAGTTCCTCTTTACTGACAAAAGAAATTAATCAGGAGGGGATTATTCTGTCCGGCGGAGAATATCAAAAATTGTTACTTGCACGGTGTCTCTACCATGATAGACCAATATATTTACTTGATGAGCCGACAGCGGCGTTAGATGCAATCTCAGAAAATGAGATTTATGAATTATATGATAAATTCTCAGATGGAAAAACATGTATCTATGTTTCTCATCGCTTAAATTCTACAAAATTCTGTGACAGGATTGTTTTACTGAAAGATGGAAAAATTATTGAAGAGGGTACTCATGAACAATTAATGAAGAAGCAGGGAGAGTATGCAAACATGTACCAAATTCAATCTTCTTATTATAAAAAGGAGACTAACTATGAAGAAGGAAAAACTTTCTAA
- a CDS encoding ABC transporter ATP-binding protein produces the protein MKKEKLSNIKCHKYAILGLKKMGTIDRYIIPLSILQSVLNAFFPYVELYFSTYIINSLLESDYRQGILFVLYLIIINLLLGSMIDILDKSTSYRAKKIHQFMLKQIDQKVMELDFEELENTNLLQQVTDAIYVTEHIGGYDVFILYYRQFVESIIQTIASFMIICSLCLKLPQSFQGDFLSIVLECILPFLVIVGTAVMNIITSKKASNLFRMRSLEGYKKKMNVERILNYYASDVYMNYSMGKDIRLFGMKDLILDYHENALEESVAFYQKYYADAGKNKETIMGISHALCTFTAYLIVIKKVVEKAVTIGEFSKYVGAVTLLNKSMSKIIDVNNKIILQTEFIKIFDDVLNLSNPKDTGTRKVELNTKKENIIEFHNVSYRYSGNNEDSLKNISCKIVFGTHTALVGRNGSGKTTFVKLLCRLYDPTEGYITLNGINIKEFRYKEYLELFSIVFQDFKLFAFTLQENITLTKKYDSSKIETCLKKAGIKEYVEQLPEGLHTIMFQYTGNGVNFSGGEQQKIAIARALYKDSPIVIFDEPTAALDPISEYHVYNNLRKMVEGKTSISISHRMGSCKSCEKILVFDDGKLIQKGTHEELVSKKQGRYYELYQAQKKYYIHGEDSNGTRF, from the coding sequence ATGAAGAAGGAAAAACTTTCTAATATTAAGTGCCATAAATATGCGATACTTGGGCTAAAAAAAATGGGTACAATTGATCGATATATCATTCCACTGTCTATTTTGCAGTCTGTTTTAAATGCATTTTTTCCATATGTTGAATTATATTTTTCTACATATATCATAAATTCTCTTTTAGAATCGGATTATCGGCAAGGAATCTTATTCGTTTTATATCTGATCATAATAAATCTATTACTCGGTAGTATGATTGATATTTTGGATAAATCCACGTCATATCGTGCAAAAAAAATTCACCAGTTCATGTTGAAGCAAATTGATCAAAAAGTCATGGAATTAGACTTTGAAGAATTGGAAAATACAAATTTACTGCAGCAGGTAACAGATGCTATTTATGTAACAGAGCATATTGGTGGATATGACGTTTTTATCCTATATTATCGTCAATTTGTTGAAAGTATTATTCAGACAATAGCATCATTTATGATCATTTGTTCTTTATGTCTAAAACTCCCACAGTCTTTTCAAGGGGATTTTCTATCCATTGTTTTAGAATGTATTCTTCCTTTTTTAGTTATTGTGGGAACTGCTGTGATGAATATCATTACCAGTAAAAAAGCTTCCAATTTATTTCGTATGCGTTCTTTAGAAGGATATAAAAAGAAAATGAATGTGGAGCGGATTTTGAATTACTATGCATCTGATGTTTACATGAATTATTCTATGGGAAAAGATATCCGTCTTTTTGGAATGAAAGATTTGATTCTTGATTATCATGAAAATGCATTAGAAGAATCTGTCGCATTTTATCAGAAATATTATGCGGATGCAGGAAAAAACAAAGAGACGATTATGGGCATAAGTCATGCCCTTTGTACATTTACAGCATATTTGATCGTGATAAAAAAAGTTGTAGAAAAAGCAGTTACAATTGGCGAGTTTTCGAAATATGTAGGTGCAGTTACACTCTTAAATAAATCTATGAGTAAAATTATAGACGTAAATAACAAAATTATTCTTCAAACAGAATTTATTAAAATATTTGATGATGTTTTAAATTTGAGTAATCCAAAAGACACTGGTACACGAAAAGTAGAATTGAATACGAAAAAAGAAAACATCATAGAATTTCATAACGTATCGTACCGTTATTCGGGAAACAATGAAGATTCCTTGAAAAATATTTCTTGCAAAATCGTATTTGGAACACATACTGCACTTGTAGGGAGAAATGGATCTGGAAAGACAACTTTTGTAAAATTACTATGCAGATTATATGATCCGACAGAAGGATATATTACTTTAAACGGAATTAATATTAAAGAATTCCGCTATAAAGAATACCTGGAATTATTTTCAATTGTATTTCAGGACTTTAAATTATTTGCATTTACGCTTCAGGAAAATATTACTTTAACGAAAAAGTATGACTCTTCTAAAATTGAAACATGCCTGAAAAAAGCAGGGATAAAAGAATATGTTGAGCAATTGCCGGAAGGGCTTCATACAATTATGTTTCAATATACAGGGAATGGAGTTAATTTTAGTGGAGGCGAACAACAAAAAATTGCTATTGCACGGGCTCTGTATAAAGATTCACCCATTGTGATTTTTGATGAGCCAACCGCTGCATTAGATCCAATCAGCGAATATCATGTTTATAACAATTTAAGAAAAATGGTAGAAGGGAAAACGAGTATTTCTATTTCTCACAGGATGGGAAGCTGCAAATCCTGTGAAAAAATATTAGTATTTGATGATGGAAAACTTATTCAAAAAGGAACCCATGAAGAACTTGTTTCTAAAAAACAAGGACGATATTATGAGCTTTATCAGGCTCAGAAAAAATATTATATACATGGGGAAGATTCAAACGGAACAAGATTTTAA